From the Micromonospora echinospora genome, the window CGCCGGTGATCATTCTGACCGCGTTCAGCCAGCGGGACCTGGTCGAGCGGGCACGGGCGGCCGGCGCGATGGCGTACCTCGTCAAGCCCTTCCAGAAGAGCGACCTGGTGCCGGCGGTGGAGATCGCCCTCTCCCGCTACTCGGAGATCTCCGCACTGGAGGCCGAGGTCGCCGGGCTGACCGACCGTCTGGAGATCCGCAAGACGGTGGAGCGTGCCAAGGGCGCGCTGATGAGCACGTACAACATGAGCGAGCCGCAGGCCTTCAAGTGGATCCAGCGGACGGCGATGGACCACCGGATGACCATGAAGGAGGTCGCCGAGCGGATCCTGGCGGAGACCTCGGGCGGTGAGGCGGCGCCGTCCGGCTCCTGAGCGCGGCGGTGTCGCCGGCCGCCCCGGCGGGGTCCG encodes:
- a CDS encoding ANTAR domain-containing response regulator, whose amino-acid sequence is MAETQTDAERRRVLIAEDEALIRLDLAEMLVEEGYEVVGEAGDGETAVRLAEELKPDLVILDIKMPIMDGLAAAERIAGARIAPVIILTAFSQRDLVERARAAGAMAYLVKPFQKSDLVPAVEIALSRYSEISALEAEVAGLTDRLEIRKTVERAKGALMSTYNMSEPQAFKWIQRTAMDHRMTMKEVAERILAETSGGEAAPSGS